Below is a window of Mauremys mutica isolate MM-2020 ecotype Southern chromosome 11, ASM2049712v1, whole genome shotgun sequence DNA.
CCAGCAGTCAGGGAGGGAGCAATGACAGCACTGGCTCCAAACACTAGTGGGTGTGGCAGAGAACCTGAGGACATCTGACGCGGCAAAGTCATGCGCCCAGGAATAGAGCTACACGGCTTCCCAAGAAGTCCAGACCCTCCCccagagaaaggaaagaagcTCAGAACAGACTCTCTAGAGGAAAGAGGAGAGCTTTGGCTCAGAGTCTGAGCCAATTCTTGGGGCAAAGATGGCTGGGAAGCAGAAATCAACTTGATGTCCTGGCTCAGGCGTCTTGGTGGCAAATGTGGAGAGCTCTTGGGTTGAAGGACCAGTGGAGGCGGGCTGGAGGTCTGAGGCATGAGCAAAGATCCATGAGAGCCGGAGGCCCTGGCAGGGCCACACTGGAAAGTTCTTGCAGCCACTGGGCTCTGACTAGGAggactaaggccagaaggggtgtAACAAGGGGAGGCTACACCAGGCTGCTGCAGTGGAGACATGGAGGCAAAAGGTGACCTTTCCTGGTGGCCTATCGTCCCAGTTGCAGAGCCTAATGCACTTGGTTGGATTTGGCACAGCGCTGAAAGGGAGCCTCCAGAGGTTTGTGCCAGCTGGCTTAAGCTAGAGGATGGAGAACTGGAAGAAGGAGGAGGTTGAAAGTGGTTCATTCCTCCCAAAGTTCCACTTCCCGTGAGTGGCTGTAACTGTCCCACCTGCGGTGGCCTGGGGATGGTGGGCTGAAATTCGTTGAGAAGATTGCTAGGTGAGTTTGACGAGAGCTGGGTGAAGGAAGTAGACGGAGAGCTAGTGGTGGCCTGCTGAAAGTGGCCAAACCCACTAGGCGGAGTGTTGCTGGAAAGTGGCTGCTGCTGAGCTGTCTCTAAAGGAGACCCTGAAGGTGCCTGTTGAAACTGGTTCAATCCCGCTGATGATGTGCCACCCAAGCACTGTTGGCTTGAGCCAGGGGAAGGAGATCCAACCGAGGCCTTATGGAACTGGCCTAAGCCAGCAGAGGCCGTGAATCCTGCCAGCTGCTGGATTTGGAAGGAAGATGATGAAGGGGTTTCAGCTCCTGGAGTATGCAGCTGGGATGGCGTGCTGGATGGAGAACCTACGGCGGAAGGACCAGCTGATGGTATAATGGACTGAAGCCTTTTCAGTTGTCTCGGTGTCTGGCTGGACGGCTGCCCCAAGGAACCCAAGACAGACACTGGAGGACGGAATATAGCCGTTGGGAGGCGTGGGTGGTGGGTCAGAGCTATTGCTACTGAAGTGGTGGCTGCTGCAGCTTGCAAGGGCGCCTGGATCAGTGGAGTCCAGATGACAGGGGTTGGTGTGGAAGCTGCAGCTGCAGCGGCCGCAGCCTGGACATTGTGAGCACAGTGTGCCATCTCTCTGTCATGCTGCACAATCTGCTGGATGATCTCGTTCTCCTGGTAGTTGAAGACACCAGAGTTGAGGTCATGCTGGACTTTATGCAGCAGAATGGAATTTTTCTTACCTGtagaaaaaaaaggagagaggaaTAATCAGTCTGGTAAAAGCAAGGGGGAAACCTTTCAGTGGATATCAATTGAAGGCCACTGCCTGCATCTCCCAGTTCATTTTAGGGCCACATTGTCCCATTCTCATTTGTTCCCTCAAATGGAGGTGCCATGGCACCTTTGTGACAGCCAATAAGCTCACATACACTACATCCTCTAGCCAAGTAGTGTCCCATAAGATCTTGCCTCATGGGGCATGAGGAGTCTTGCTCACCCAGGGTTTTAAGGGACCAGgtcagggcagattggcaaacGGCTTTTTTTTGTCTGGAGGCTATTATCTTGTGCTTCAGAATCTCAACTTCCATTTAAAACAATTACTCTGTAGTACTGGTGGTTACAAAGAAAACACCAAACATATGAACCGAGTGTAACTATGtcagtgatgtctgcctgagcctgcagagagcctgaaacaattcACCTCAATGGATTAGTTTACTCTGAAGTCTAATAGCAaaactttttaaatataaacattaTTAACTATTTCACCCCGATCCAGTGCTGAGGGATGATTTTGTAAAGATCTGCTTTCAGTGGCATTTCATTTTGGTATCTCAAGTGGGTGGTTTGTAGGTGGATGTTGGGTGAGTACTCCTACTCCGACCCCCAAATTCTATTCCTGCTGCACGTTCCTCATGCTGCCACCACCCTGGATTCCTTTGAATTGTAGAATCGTAAGACTgggagggaccttgagaggtcatctagtccagtcccctgcactcatggcagaactaaatattatctccagtggtccccaaccatttcgtctggcaggtgccagatgaaggaccactgtggcggtggagcacctgccgaaatgctgccgaatttcggcagcaacgcctctcgatgatgccgcttgccgtcgacaagtgacggcatcgagaggcgtcgccgccaaaattcgggagcgacgcctctcaatgacatcacttgtcgacagcaagcggcgtcatcgagaggcgtccctgccgaaatgctgctgaaattcgactgcattttggcgggtgctctcctgggagccaggacctgggcgcattaagatgcccctgtgggtgccatggcgcccgagggcaccgcgttggggacccctgatctagaccgtccctgacaggctTTCAGCAAACAGCTCCTGAAGTGGCAGCTGGGCCTTTCTTCTCACCTGGAGGGAATCCAAAACAGAGGCCAAGGTTTAGTGGGGTTTCCTGGCCACTGCACATTCCTGCAGTTTTCTGGAGAAGCTCAACATGTTCTCAGGATGGAACAGTACCTGATaaaacccagctgcagaaaggcaGAAGCCATGTATACCACACATACAACTTCGGATTTTCTTGGGCAAATTTCCTCTGGTGAATGGTAAGTTATTTTCTGCAGCAGGCCTTTTATTAACACATTTCTAGctaatgctcagcacttctgtagCACCTTTCAA
It encodes the following:
- the HCN4 gene encoding potassium/sodium hyperpolarization-activated cyclic nucleotide-gated channel 4 isoform X3, coding for MLLLMVGNLIIIPVGITFFKDENTTPWIVFNVVSDTFFLIDLVLNFRTGIVVEDNTEIILDPQRIKMKYLKSWFVVDFISSIPVDYIFLIVETRIDSEVYKTARALRIVRFTKILSLLRLLRLSRLIRYIHQWEEIFHMTYDLASAVVRIVNLIGMMLLLCHWDGCLQFLVPMLQDFPEDCWVSLNRMVNDSWGKQYSYALFKAMSHMLCIGYGQQAPVGMSDVWLTMLSMIVGATCYAMFIGHATALIQSLDSSRRQYQEKYKQVEQYMSFHKLPADMRQRIHDYYEHRYQGKMFDEESILGELSEPLREEIINFNCRKLVASMPLFANADPNFVTSMLTKLRFEVFQPGDYIIREGTIGKKMYFIQHGVVSVLTKGNKETKLADGSYFGEICLLTRGRRTASVRADTYCRLYSLSVDNFNEVLEEYPMMRRAFETVALDRLDRIGKKNSILLHKVQHDLNSGVFNYQENEIIQQIVQHDREMAHCAHNVQAAAAAAAASTPTPVIWTPLIQAPLQAAAATTSVAIALTHHPRLPTAIFRPPVSVLGSLGQPSSQTPRQLKRLQSIIPSAGPSAVGSPSSTPSQLHTPGAETPSSSSFQIQQLAGFTASAGLGQFHKASVGSPSPGSSQQCLGGTSSAGLNQFQQAPSGSPLETAQQQPLSSNTPPSGFGHFQQATTSSPSTSFTQLSSNSPSNLLNEFQPTIPRPPQVGQLQPLTGSGTLGGMNHFQPPPSSSSPSSSLSQLAQTSGGSLSALCQIQPSALGSATGTIGHQERSPFASMSPLQQPGVASPCYTPSGLSPPSQSPVAARTFQCGPARASGSHGSLLMPQTSSPPPLVLQPKSSPHLPPRRLSQDIKLISASQPSLPQELAQTLSQSSPLSSRESVLSFFPFSGGGSGLLGKPCSSIPGRMTLPRQMSSGSLPHPLVFGASAVIAPSLTAGGRKESVVLPGELEPVRSKLPSNL
- the HCN4 gene encoding potassium/sodium hyperpolarization-activated cyclic nucleotide-gated channel 4 isoform X2 — protein: MRFYWDLTMLLLMVGNLIIIPVGITFFKDENTTPWIVFNVVSDTFFLIDLVLNFRTGIVVEDNTEIILDPQRIKMKYLKSWFVVDFISSIPVDYIFLIVETRIDSEVYKTARALRIVRFTKILSLLRLLRLSRLIRYIHQWEEIFHMTYDLASAVVRIVNLIGMMLLLCHWDGCLQFLVPMLQDFPEDCWVSLNRMVNDSWGKQYSYALFKAMSHMLCIGYGQQAPVGMSDVWLTMLSMIVGATCYAMFIGHATALIQSLDSSRRQYQEKYKQVEQYMSFHKLPADMRQRIHDYYEHRYQGKMFDEESILGELSEPLREEIINFNCRKLVASMPLFANADPNFVTSMLTKLRFEVFQPGDYIIREGTIGKKMYFIQHGVVSVLTKGNKETKLADGSYFGEICLLTRGRRTASVRADTYCRLYSLSVDNFNEVLEEYPMMRRAFETVALDRLDRIGKKNSILLHKVQHDLNSGVFNYQENEIIQQIVQHDREMAHCAHNVQAAAAAAAASTPTPVIWTPLIQAPLQAAAATTSVAIALTHHPRLPTAIFRPPVSVLGSLGQPSSQTPRQLKRLQSIIPSAGPSAVGSPSSTPSQLHTPGAETPSSSSFQIQQLAGFTASAGLGQFHKASVGSPSPGSSQQCLGGTSSAGLNQFQQAPSGSPLETAQQQPLSSNTPPSGFGHFQQATTSSPSTSFTQLSSNSPSNLLNEFQPTIPRPPQVGQLQPLTGSGTLGGMNHFQPPPSSSSPSSSLSQLAQTSGGSLSALCQIQPSALGSATGTIGHQERSPFASMSPLQQPGVASPCYTPSGLSPPSQSPVAARTFQCGPARASGSHGSLLMPQTSSPPPLVLQPKSSPHLPPRRLSQDIKLISASQPSLPQELAQTLSQSSPLSSRESVLSFFPFSGGGSGLLGKPCSSIPGRMTLPRQMSSGSLPHPLVFGASAVIAPSLTAGGRKESVVLPGELEPVRSKLPSNL